Proteins encoded by one window of Babylonia areolata isolate BAREFJ2019XMU chromosome 8, ASM4173473v1, whole genome shotgun sequence:
- the LOC143285104 gene encoding uncharacterized protein LOC143285104: MSTSRGVTDISPTLYPPSSTFPTTQDPTNTPTTTTNTNTNTTTTAAIPIEVAEYLNERNLENVSRLGVFLAYVVVLMLVGLAGNGAAFAVYLTRFRPSGSRTFILSMSLCDLMTNVWALVTEVMDVRFHYTFHAAWFCKLSKTLMGMLVLFSGLVLVGVAVERHKVVCGMYTRHQSRTRMARLALLVCFILAVGLSLPRAFLYGRHSAAFNGTDVVGVQCSIQDHYLSTLFPVLYNSVNALVFVVIVAALAVCYGRLGVHLFRHKKRTGHLRRKVSTSSALTTPVPGPAPNYNDNDRPTKVSETKTKDSSNINNNNDLPPDLERRPPLRAYSASYQPSSPTNPQPGNSFPGTDQLEQQQRRDKDAASDGGGGGGGETLPNKTAEVKLNMPTTPVHEAPPKFTRTTSVASSALGKRINSRTTLMLFVLTAVFVVNFLPYLVMEVTLAVAPGSSLWRADSNLLYILFRSYYLNSAVNPVVYSLCSAKFRYECRELFRNLRSWLGWRKGF, from the coding sequence ATGTCTACCAGCCGGGGTGTCACTGACATTTCACCAACCCTCTACCCACCCTCCTCTACCTTCCCCACCACCCAGgatcccaccaacacccccaccaccaccaccaacaccaacaccaacaccaccaccacagcagcaaTCCCAATCGAGGTGGCGGAATACCTGAACGAGCGGAACCTGGAGAACGTGTCCCGCCTGGGCGTCTTCCTCGCCTATGTGGTGGTTCTGATGCTGGTCGGCCTGGCGGGCAACGGGGCGGCCTTCGCCGTGTACCTCACCAGGTTCCGGCCCAGCGGCTCCAGAACCTTCATCCTCAGCATGAGCCTGTGCGACCTGATGACCAACGTTTGGGCCCTGGTGACCGAAGTGATGGACGTGCGCTTCCACTACACGTTCCACGCCGCCTGGTTCTGCAAGCTGTCCAAGACCCTGATGGGCATGCTGGTGCTGTTCTCCGGGCTGGTGCTGGTGGGGGTGGCTGTGGAGCGGCACAAGGTGGTGTGCGGCATGTACACCCGCCACCAGTCCCGCACCAGGATGGCGCGCCTCGCCCTTCTCGTCTGCTTCATCCTCGCCGTCGGCCTGTCCCTGCCCCGGGCCTTCCTCTACGGGAGGCACTCTGCTGCCTTCAACGGGACGGACGTGGTGGGGGTGCAGTGCAGCATTCAGGATCACTACCTGTCCACGCTCTTTCCTGTTCTCTACAACTCGGTCAACGCGCTGGTGTTCGTGGTGATCGTCGCCGCCTTGGCGGTGTGCTACGGGAGGTTAGGCGTGCACCTCTTCCGCCACAAGAAGAGGACGGGGCACCTGCGCAGGAAGGTCAGCACCTCCTCCGCGCTTACCACCCCCGTCCCCGGCCCCGCCCCCAACTACAACGACAACGACCGTCCGACGAAGGTCAGCGAAACGAAAACCAAGGACTcctccaacatcaacaacaacaatgacctaCCTCCAGATCTGGAGAGACGCCCACCCCTGCGTGCTTACTCAGCCTCTTATCAACCTTCCTCTCCCACCAATCCTCAGCCCGGCAACTCATTTCCCGGCACCGATcagctggaacaacaacaacgccgaGACAAAGACGCAGCAtcggacggaggaggaggaggaggaggtgagacgTTGCCCAACAAAACCGCCGAGGTGAAGCTCAACATGCCGACGACCCCCGTTCACGAAGCTCCGCCCAAGTTCACCAGAACGACCTCGGTGGCCTCCTCCGCCTTGGGAAAACGCATCAACTCGCGCACCACCCTCATGCTGTTCGTGCTGACTGCGGTCTTCGTGGTCAACTTCTTGCCCTACCTGGTCATGGAGGTGACGCTGGCTGTGGCGCCCGGCAGTTCCCTGTGGCGCGCGGACAGCAACCTGCTGTACATCCTCTTCCGGTCCTACTACCTCAACAGCGCCGTCAACCCCGTCGTCTACAGCTTATGCTCCGCCAAGTTCCGGTACGAGTGCCGCGAGCTGTTCCGGAACCTGCGGAGCTGGCTGGGCTGGCGGAAGGGGTTCTGA